One segment of Candidatus Fermentibacter sp. DNA contains the following:
- a CDS encoding Gfo/Idh/MocA family oxidoreductase — MSKIAVIGLGYWGPNLARNLFTNRKCTGLVLCDSDPARLAMHAERFPGAQTCASFDGVIADPSIDGVVIATDVMSHYPLARRVLESGRHVFVEKPFASSEAEARHLVELGEERGLVTMVGHTFLFSPPVLKTREIVQSGELGDIYFITATRVNLGLHQKDVSVIWDLAPHDFSMLFFWLGEEPDRIEAYGNEYVLSGIPDVAFINLHFPSNVIANVQVSWLSPSKLRRTVVVGSRKMLVYDDTEPDEKIKIYDKRVDIIEPSSFGEYQLTYRSGDIVSPKVGTTEPLAAEIEEFLGCIASGARPVSDGRNGLAVVRALEKADRSLQESMRR; from the coding sequence ATGTCGAAGATTGCCGTCATTGGCCTCGGATACTGGGGCCCCAATCTCGCGAGGAACCTCTTCACGAACCGGAAGTGCACCGGGCTCGTCCTCTGCGACTCCGATCCCGCCAGGCTGGCCATGCACGCCGAGAGGTTCCCCGGGGCGCAGACATGTGCGAGCTTCGACGGGGTCATCGCGGATCCCTCCATCGACGGCGTGGTGATCGCCACCGACGTCATGTCGCACTATCCGCTGGCCAGGCGCGTCCTGGAATCCGGGAGGCACGTATTCGTCGAGAAGCCGTTCGCATCGAGCGAGGCCGAGGCGAGGCACCTGGTGGAGCTGGGCGAGGAGCGCGGCCTGGTCACCATGGTCGGGCACACGTTCCTCTTCTCGCCGCCCGTCCTGAAGACCAGGGAGATAGTGCAGTCGGGCGAGCTCGGCGACATCTACTTCATCACCGCCACGCGGGTGAACCTCGGGCTGCACCAGAAGGACGTCTCGGTCATCTGGGACCTCGCGCCGCACGACTTCTCGATGCTCTTCTTCTGGCTCGGCGAGGAGCCCGACAGGATCGAGGCATACGGCAACGAGTACGTGCTCTCGGGCATACCCGACGTCGCATTCATAAACCTCCACTTCCCGAGCAACGTGATAGCCAACGTCCAGGTATCCTGGCTCTCCCCCTCCAAGCTGCGCAGGACGGTCGTGGTCGGGAGCCGGAAGATGCTCGTCTACGACGACACCGAGCCCGACGAGAAGATCAAGATCTACGACAAGCGGGTCGACATCATCGAGCCATCCTCCTTCGGCGAGTACCAGCTCACCTACCGCTCCGGCGACATAGTCTCGCCCAAGGTAGGGACGACGGAACCCCTGGCGGCCGAGATCGAGGAGTTCCTCGGGTGCATCGCCTCCGGAGCGAGGCCCGTTTCCGACGGCAGGAACGGCCTTGCGGTGGTCAGGGCCCTGGAGAAGGCGGACAGGTCCCTCCAGGAGAGCATGCGCAGGTGA